Genomic window (Prevotella melaninogenica ATCC 25845):
GCACCAATCAAGGCAGATGAAGCACAGAGCCACACGTATGTCTTTAAGAATATTAATAGTAAGAAAGTCATACAAAAGAAGGAAAATCTACGTGTCTGTGTCTTGCTGATTAATACGAATACTGGTAAAATAGAGAACGCTGCTAAGTGCAGTATTTCAGAGTTTAAGACTACTGGCATCTCTTCTGTTTCAGAAGGAACTCGCACAGCTATTGAGGCTGAGCGCTACACACTTGACGGTCGACGTATCACGACTCCACAAAAGGGAATCAACATAGTGAAGTACAGCGATGGTCGTGTGAGCAAAGAGGTGGTGACGGATTAGTACCCCTTGAATATTATATTTGTTTACGTATGAATAAAGATTTGACTGATTTGTATCAGCATAAAGCAGAAGAGACGAGCAAAACGCTCGTTTCTCTCCGTAACCGTAGTCGTGTTTTTATCCTGACAGAAATCGGTTCTTTTTTGGTAGCCATTGGTTTTGTAGTTCTCTACACCTTATTTGATAATGCAGCTTGGACACTTTTCTGTGCCTTAGCTGCATTATTGTTTTATCTTTACATTCGTCGTCGTGACGTGTTGAACGACCGAAAGATAAATAAAGGGGAGGCTTTATTGCTGGTCTACCAAAACGAGATAGCCTATCAGAAAGGCGACTACTCAGGCTTTGAAGCTGGCGGGCAATATGTCAGTCCGCAACATTCTTATACCTTTGATATGGATGTCTTTGGTATAGGTTCTCTGTTTCAAAGGATGAACCGCACTATCTCAACTGGTGGTAGTGACCAGTTGGCAGCCTGTCTGTCTACGGAATGGGGCAGTGCAAAGAGGGAGGAACTTGTTGGGCAAATACGTCAACGAATGGCTTCCATAGACGAGTTGGGTAAGGAGGAAACTTTCCTTTCTGAATTCAAGTCTTTGGGCGTAAAGGGGCGTATTAATACAGAGGAGGTTTTGAAGGCATTGACGGATGTTCATAGCCAGAGTTTTCCAAAGTTTTTTCATAGCTCTCTTTTATGTTATTTCTGTTATGCAGATTTACTTGGTTTCTATGTGAGTATTGTGCTTTCCATTGTGGGATTGGTTCCTTTCTTATTACCTGTATGGTGGGGAATATTTAACTTTATGTTCTCTTTTCTTTGTGGGCATAAGCACATGCGTGTCATTTCTGAACTGATAGCAAAGGCACATACGCAGGTAGATGGCTACTTACGTGTATTGAAATTAGTTAATAAGACTGAGTTTAAGTCGGCTGAACTACAAGCTTTGAAACAGAAACTTGCGGGTGCGGAGGAGTCTTTCGAACAGTTAGAACTTATCTTACAAAAGATTGATAACAGAAGTAACGAGGTGGGTGTCTTTGTCTTTAACAGTTTTGCCTTAATTGATATTGCAATCGTAAGACTCTTCCTTCGTTGGCAACATACGTATG
Coding sequences:
- a CDS encoding MutS-related protein; protein product: MNKDLTDLYQHKAEETSKTLVSLRNRSRVFILTEIGSFLVAIGFVVLYTLFDNAAWTLFCALAALLFYLYIRRRDVLNDRKINKGEALLLVYQNEIAYQKGDYSGFEAGGQYVSPQHSYTFDMDVFGIGSLFQRMNRTISTGGSDQLAACLSTEWGSAKREELVGQIRQRMASIDELGKEETFLSEFKSLGVKGRINTEEVLKALTDVHSQSFPKFFHSSLLCYFCYADLLGFYVSIVLSIVGLVPFLLPVWWGIFNFMFSFLCGHKHMRVISELIAKAHTQVDGYLRVLKLVNKTEFKSAELQALKQKLAGAEESFEQLELILQKIDNRSNEVGVFVFNSFALIDIAIVRLFLRWQHTYEQRTNEWIDSLNLFDALVSMGNFRLNEDRAVQAEISEENKVVYDAKDLYHPFLGEKAVANDFTIHDHEYYIVTGANMAGKSTFLRSLGINYLLAMNGLPVFAEHLKVSVFHLFTSMRTTDDLTHGISYFNAELLRLKKLLGSLRDDVPSLIILDEILKGTNSLDKLNGSRLFLQYIAERNVTGVIATHDLELSKMEEEYAGRFHNYCFEIELGEDITYSYKITKGVARNQNATFLLKGILNPNRI